One window of Xanthomonas sp. 10-10 genomic DNA carries:
- a CDS encoding TrmH family RNA methyltransferase, with protein sequence MKQHDGRGARPPRDTTGSGAAPLNPWGRAAPRAPAPAAPAARTAAAAPAAANANTARELRLYGINAIQAVFKARPQALRKIYLSEARIPQFKALLAWCVAQRLGYRVVEDADLTKLASSTHHEGIVAEVLRVPPQPLQEWLAALPQGPVLALWLDGVGNPHNFGAILRSSAHFGVAGLLLPAGSTLGLSGAAARVAEGGAEAVPLVQLPETALAMTQLRQAGFAVAATLVEGGQDVFAAALPQRLVYVMGAESEGMDRQFARDCDLQLSIHGSGKVESLNVASATAVFQAAWRARVNPGEL encoded by the coding sequence ATGAAACAACATGATGGACGTGGCGCCCGGCCGCCACGCGACACCACCGGCAGCGGCGCTGCGCCGCTCAACCCGTGGGGCCGTGCGGCGCCACGCGCACCCGCGCCGGCTGCGCCGGCGGCACGCACCGCCGCTGCCGCACCGGCCGCTGCCAACGCCAACACCGCGCGCGAGCTGCGCCTGTACGGCATCAATGCGATCCAGGCGGTGTTCAAGGCGCGCCCGCAGGCGCTGCGCAAGATCTACCTGAGCGAAGCGCGCATCCCGCAGTTCAAGGCCTTGCTGGCCTGGTGCGTGGCGCAGCGTCTGGGTTACCGCGTGGTGGAAGACGCCGACCTCACCAAGCTGGCGTCCAGCACGCATCACGAAGGCATCGTGGCAGAAGTGTTGCGGGTGCCGCCGCAGCCGCTGCAGGAGTGGCTGGCGGCATTGCCGCAAGGCCCGGTGCTGGCGCTGTGGCTGGATGGCGTGGGCAACCCGCATAACTTCGGCGCGATCTTGCGCTCGTCGGCCCACTTTGGTGTGGCGGGCCTGCTGCTGCCGGCTGGCTCCACGCTGGGCTTGTCCGGTGCTGCGGCACGCGTGGCCGAAGGCGGTGCCGAAGCCGTGCCGCTGGTGCAACTGCCGGAGACGGCACTGGCGATGACGCAATTGCGTCAGGCCGGGTTTGCGGTGGCCGCCACGCTGGTCGAGGGTGGGCAGGATGTGTTTGCCGCCGCGTTGCCGCAGCGTCTGGTGTACGTGATGGGTGCCGAAAGCGAAGGCATGGACCGCCAGTTCGCCCGCGATTGCGATCTGCAGCTCTCCATCCACGGCAGCGGCAAGGTCGAAAGCCTCAACGTGGCCTCGGCCACCGCCGTGTTCCAGGCCGCCTGGCGCGCCCGCGTCAACCCCGGAGAACTGTGA
- a CDS encoding alanine/glycine:cation symporter family protein: MEALINGINGIVWSKALIFMCLGAGVYFTVRTRFMQVRGFVEMIRLTVGGQKSDAGVSSFQALAMSMAGRIGIGNIAGVATAIAFGGPGAIFWMWVMGFLGASTSYVESTLAQIYKIKDADGRYRGGPAYYIEKAMGLKWYALTFAVATIIATGFLMPGVQANAIADSVINACRGTSLCGAMDGQWMGLPMRDAAKLGIGILVASMLAVIIFGGVKRIANFAEIVVPFMAMGYILMALVIMVLNAERVPGMFATIFSSAFGSHAAFGALLGLAVEWGVKRGIYANEAGQGTGPHAAAAAEVSHPAKQGYVQAFAIYFDTMMVCTATAFLILTTGKYNVYAPDGAKPGLYAGLSGVEEGPGYAQAAVESVLPGWGAGFVAVALFFFAFTTIMAYYYMAETNLSYINGNRRRPLTVLLLRLGILGMVIFGAFHNAQLAWALGDIGVGVMAWLNIIAILILHKPAMLALKDYERQKRQGLDPVFDPVRLGIKNADFWTQR; encoded by the coding sequence GTGGAAGCACTCATCAATGGCATCAACGGCATCGTCTGGAGCAAGGCACTGATCTTCATGTGCCTGGGAGCAGGCGTCTACTTCACCGTCCGCACCCGTTTCATGCAGGTACGCGGGTTCGTGGAAATGATCCGCCTCACCGTGGGCGGGCAGAAGTCCGATGCCGGGGTGTCCTCGTTCCAGGCGCTGGCGATGTCGATGGCCGGGCGTATCGGCATCGGCAACATCGCCGGCGTCGCCACCGCCATCGCTTTCGGTGGGCCGGGCGCAATCTTCTGGATGTGGGTGATGGGGTTTCTCGGTGCGTCCACGTCGTACGTGGAATCGACGCTGGCGCAGATATACAAGATCAAGGATGCCGACGGCCGCTATCGCGGCGGCCCGGCGTACTACATAGAAAAGGCGATGGGGCTGAAGTGGTACGCGCTCACCTTCGCGGTGGCCACCATCATCGCCACCGGCTTCCTGATGCCGGGCGTGCAGGCCAACGCAATCGCCGACAGCGTCATCAACGCCTGCCGGGGCACCAGCCTGTGCGGTGCGATGGACGGGCAGTGGATGGGCCTGCCGATGCGCGATGCGGCCAAGCTGGGTATCGGCATCCTGGTGGCGAGCATGCTGGCGGTGATCATCTTCGGCGGCGTCAAGCGCATCGCCAACTTCGCCGAAATCGTGGTGCCGTTCATGGCGATGGGCTACATTCTGATGGCGCTGGTCATCATGGTGCTCAACGCCGAGCGCGTGCCGGGCATGTTCGCCACCATCTTCAGCAGCGCCTTCGGCAGCCACGCCGCGTTCGGTGCCTTGCTGGGGCTGGCGGTGGAATGGGGCGTCAAACGCGGCATCTACGCCAACGAAGCCGGGCAGGGCACCGGGCCGCATGCCGCGGCAGCGGCAGAGGTGTCGCATCCGGCCAAGCAGGGCTACGTGCAGGCGTTTGCGATCTACTTCGACACCATGATGGTGTGCACCGCCACCGCATTCCTGATCCTCACCACCGGCAAGTACAACGTGTACGCGCCCGACGGCGCCAAGCCCGGCCTGTACGCCGGCCTGAGCGGGGTGGAAGAAGGCCCCGGTTATGCGCAGGCGGCGGTGGAATCGGTGCTGCCGGGCTGGGGCGCGGGCTTCGTTGCGGTGGCGTTGTTCTTCTTCGCCTTCACCACCATCATGGCCTATTACTACATGGCCGAAACCAACCTGAGCTACATCAATGGCAACCGGCGCCGGCCGCTCACCGTGCTGCTGCTGCGCCTGGGCATCCTGGGCATGGTGATCTTCGGCGCGTTCCACAATGCGCAGCTGGCCTGGGCGCTGGGCGATATCGGCGTCGGCGTCATGGCCTGGCTCAACATCATCGCCATCCTGATCCTGCACAAGCCCGCCATGCTGGCCTTGAAGGACTACGAACGGCAAAAGCGCCAGGGGCTGGATCCGGTCTTCGATCCGGTCCGGCTTGGCATCAAGAACGCGGATTTCTGGACACAACGATGA
- a CDS encoding M1 family metallopeptidase, with the protein MRRLACLLAPSLLALCCGSALAQTSGEPVPNGRLPGWAVPERYSLAIKVDPEQAQFSGRTTIRVQLKQASDHLWLHGKELKVSKATVKPAKGKALSARYVDADAQTGVVRLDFGRTLQPQTLTVDITYSAPLNQQLQGLYQVKYQGKAYAMTQMEPISARYAFPGFDEPAFKTPFDLSLTVPADDQALANTIATSTKPAGKGWKTVSFAPTVPLPTYLVAYAAGPWDVVDVPAMPATPQRPTPTPLRGIAAQGQGPRITPALDQTPAIIAALEDYYAFGYPFDKLDLVAAPDFSAGAMENPGFVTFRDWLLLLDKDSPAENVQRSFNVNAHELAHQWTGDTVTMEWWDDLWLNEAFATWMQQKITMQLHPEYRANLDRIGGAQHAMDNDSLVSARKIRQPITGNGDIETAFDGITYQKGAAVLAMFEAFVGEDVFREGMRAYIAKHKFGSATADDLVDAIADAAGKGEDFKAAFRSFLNQPGVPYLQTQVAREGGKTVVKLQQQRYLPLGSTGSTAQQWGVPVCVKYGKGKNQVGTACQLLEDGSGSIVLDGAGKNTWVFPNARGAGYYRFSLPKKQLAALGKQVAQLDDNEQLAYADAIDAAYRHGDADGDAVLMAIEQLAPSASSDVSTALVDRFVWIWRYQATTEAQRGGLRKAAEQAYLPRLRQLGYTRRNGESIDDTTLRSSLAGLFALRLQNAEVRKALLAQGDAVLAGGNGALDFSAANPDLLGTVLAVTAQERGAPAVQTLIEALRTHADPAQRNAMIAALGAVQDPALLTQVRDFALTDAIKVGEMKSMLMRGNSYENSHASMWPWFTANFDRIVQRSGSFDGGGLPALGASGGCSAEDADRLDAFFQPRLAKLSGADRGLAQTGETIRLCAALKQAQAAKR; encoded by the coding sequence ATGCGTCGTCTTGCCTGCCTGCTTGCTCCTTCTCTCCTTGCGCTGTGCTGCGGTAGCGCACTTGCGCAGACGTCCGGCGAGCCGGTACCCAATGGACGCCTGCCGGGTTGGGCGGTGCCCGAGCGCTACAGCCTGGCGATCAAGGTCGACCCGGAGCAGGCGCAGTTCAGTGGCCGCACCACCATCCGCGTCCAGCTCAAGCAGGCGTCCGACCATCTGTGGCTGCACGGCAAGGAGCTCAAGGTCAGCAAGGCCACGGTCAAGCCGGCCAAGGGCAAGGCGCTCAGCGCACGCTATGTCGACGCCGATGCGCAGACCGGTGTGGTGCGGCTGGATTTCGGCCGCACGCTGCAGCCGCAGACGCTCACCGTGGACATCACCTACAGCGCGCCGCTCAATCAGCAGCTGCAGGGCCTGTATCAGGTGAAGTACCAGGGCAAGGCGTATGCGATGACGCAGATGGAGCCGATCAGTGCGCGCTACGCGTTCCCGGGTTTCGACGAGCCGGCGTTCAAGACCCCGTTCGACCTCAGCCTGACCGTGCCCGCCGACGACCAGGCGCTGGCCAACACCATCGCCACCTCGACCAAGCCGGCCGGCAAGGGCTGGAAGACGGTGAGCTTCGCCCCGACCGTGCCGCTGCCGACCTATCTGGTCGCCTACGCCGCCGGCCCGTGGGACGTGGTGGACGTGCCGGCCATGCCGGCCACCCCGCAGCGCCCCACCCCGACCCCGCTGCGCGGGATCGCCGCCCAGGGCCAGGGCCCGCGCATCACCCCGGCGCTGGACCAGACCCCGGCGATCATCGCCGCACTGGAGGACTACTACGCCTTCGGTTATCCGTTCGACAAGCTCGATCTGGTCGCTGCCCCGGATTTCAGCGCCGGTGCGATGGAAAACCCCGGTTTTGTGACCTTCCGCGACTGGCTGCTGTTGCTGGACAAGGATTCGCCGGCCGAGAACGTGCAGCGCTCCTTCAACGTCAATGCGCATGAGCTGGCGCACCAGTGGACCGGCGACACCGTCACCATGGAGTGGTGGGACGACCTGTGGCTCAACGAGGCCTTCGCCACCTGGATGCAGCAGAAGATCACCATGCAGCTGCACCCGGAATACCGCGCCAACCTGGATCGCATCGGCGGCGCCCAGCATGCGATGGACAACGACAGCCTGGTCAGCGCGCGCAAGATCCGTCAGCCCATCACCGGCAATGGCGATATCGAAACCGCCTTCGACGGCATCACCTACCAGAAGGGTGCGGCGGTGCTGGCGATGTTCGAAGCCTTCGTCGGCGAAGACGTGTTCCGCGAAGGCATGCGCGCCTATATCGCCAAGCACAAGTTCGGCAGCGCCACCGCCGACGATCTGGTCGATGCGATCGCCGATGCCGCCGGCAAGGGCGAAGACTTCAAGGCGGCATTCCGCAGCTTCCTGAATCAGCCGGGCGTGCCCTACCTGCAGACCCAGGTGGCACGCGAAGGCGGCAAGACCGTGGTCAAGCTGCAGCAGCAGCGGTATTTGCCGCTGGGTTCGACCGGCTCCACTGCACAACAGTGGGGCGTGCCGGTGTGCGTGAAGTACGGCAAGGGCAAGAACCAGGTCGGTACCGCCTGTCAGCTGCTGGAAGACGGCAGCGGCAGCATCGTGCTGGACGGTGCCGGCAAGAACACCTGGGTGTTTCCGAATGCGCGTGGCGCCGGCTATTACCGTTTCAGCCTGCCCAAGAAGCAGCTGGCCGCACTCGGCAAGCAGGTCGCCCAGCTCGACGACAACGAGCAGCTGGCCTATGCCGATGCCATCGATGCGGCCTACCGCCATGGCGATGCCGACGGCGACGCGGTGTTGATGGCGATCGAGCAGCTGGCACCGTCTGCATCGTCCGACGTCTCCACCGCGCTGGTGGATCGCTTCGTGTGGATCTGGCGCTATCAGGCCACTACCGAGGCCCAGCGCGGCGGGTTGCGCAAGGCCGCCGAACAGGCCTATCTGCCGCGTCTGCGCCAGCTGGGTTACACGCGGCGTAACGGTGAGTCCATCGACGACACCACGCTGCGTTCGTCGCTGGCCGGCCTGTTCGCGCTGCGCCTGCAGAACGCGGAAGTGCGCAAGGCGCTGCTCGCCCAGGGCGATGCGGTGCTGGCCGGTGGCAACGGGGCGCTGGATTTCTCTGCGGCCAACCCGGATCTGCTCGGCACCGTGCTGGCGGTCACCGCGCAGGAACGCGGCGCCCCCGCGGTGCAGACCCTGATCGAGGCCTTGCGCACCCACGCCGACCCTGCGCAGCGCAACGCCATGATCGCCGCACTGGGTGCGGTGCAGGACCCTGCGCTGCTCACCCAGGTGCGCGATTTTGCGTTGACCGACGCGATCAAGGTCGGCGAGATGAAGAGCATGCTGATGCGTGGGAACAGCTACGAGAATTCGCACGCGTCGATGTGGCCGTGGTTCACCGCCAACTTCGACCGCATCGTGCAGCGTAGCGGGTCGTTCGACGGCGGCGGTCTGCCGGCGCTCGGCGCATCCGGCGGCTGCAGCGCAGAAGACGCCGACCGCCTGGATGCCTTCTTCCAGCCGCGCCTGGCCAAGCTCAGCGGTGCCGACCGCGGCCTGGCGCAGACGGGCGAAACCATCCGCCTGTGCGCCGCGCTCAAGCAGGCACAGGCCGCCAAGCGCTAA